The following coding sequences are from one Collimonas arenae window:
- a CDS encoding YidB family protein — MGLLDSVLGAIGGGGQQQSNDPKAMLMAAAVPLLLKALQSGGTGAGQGAGGGLLSAFEGAGLGSVVQSWIGNGQNQAISPDQVQQALGGGHLQELAQAAGISPSEAASHLSEILPGLVDKLTPNGQVAAPAGGMGDLAGLLGGLLGGDKKA, encoded by the coding sequence ATGGGACTACTGGATTCGGTACTTGGCGCAATCGGCGGTGGCGGCCAGCAGCAATCGAATGATCCGAAAGCCATGTTGATGGCAGCTGCTGTACCTTTGCTGTTGAAGGCACTGCAAAGCGGCGGCACGGGCGCAGGCCAAGGTGCTGGCGGCGGGCTTCTCAGCGCATTCGAAGGTGCAGGTCTGGGCTCGGTTGTGCAGTCTTGGATCGGCAACGGCCAGAACCAGGCGATTTCGCCGGATCAGGTGCAGCAGGCACTGGGTGGCGGCCATCTGCAGGAATTGGCTCAGGCGGCCGGCATTTCCCCAAGCGAAGCAGCCAGCCACCTGTCGGAAATTCTGCCAGGCCTGGTCGACAAACTGACGCCTAACGGCCAGGTTGCAGCTCCGGCCGGCGGCATGGGTGATCTGGCAGGCCTGTTGGGCGGCCTGCTGGGTGGTGACAAGAAAGCCTGA
- a CDS encoding M48 family metallopeptidase, with protein MRLTRHSRWQGVKRYAAVTLPVLFLAACATQEPTTSGTQNAASTGKPILAPKPAAPAVTPQQAELKSLVALQDRLYDVAAPLLVNNAVLCRNNARNLLGFTAKTKFSYTAEFIDAATSLGLTDQLQVTGVLTGSGAAKVGLQRGDLLVAIQDKPVPTGADAERQTALMLGPLVNGRSNIKVTIARNGSNQTLNVPLTRACAFGIELGNTDNVISYADGRRVLISAGMMKFVRSDDELAYVIAKEMAHNTLTHPARQRLTATLSGVIDNLVRLRPDNAPLSGAAGVKPYPQQLDAAADKLALYMVARAGYKVDDASAFWQRLATQYPATVLNGYTAIHPATTYRIAAIEQAVSDIQAKQASGSTVLP; from the coding sequence ATGAGATTGACACGTCACTCCCGATGGCAGGGAGTCAAGCGTTATGCAGCAGTGACATTACCAGTGCTGTTCCTGGCGGCCTGCGCGACGCAAGAACCAACTACATCCGGCACGCAAAATGCCGCTAGCACCGGCAAGCCGATACTGGCCCCAAAGCCAGCCGCGCCAGCGGTAACGCCACAGCAGGCGGAGTTGAAGAGCCTGGTCGCACTGCAAGACCGCTTATACGACGTAGCAGCTCCACTGCTGGTGAATAACGCCGTCCTGTGCCGCAACAACGCGCGCAACCTGCTCGGCTTCACCGCCAAGACAAAATTCTCTTACACCGCCGAATTCATCGACGCCGCCACTTCACTCGGACTGACCGATCAATTGCAAGTGACCGGCGTACTGACCGGCAGCGGCGCGGCCAAAGTCGGCTTGCAACGCGGCGACCTGCTGGTGGCGATCCAGGACAAACCGGTGCCGACCGGCGCCGATGCCGAGCGCCAAACCGCACTGATGCTCGGACCGTTGGTTAACGGCCGCAGTAACATCAAGGTGACGATCGCACGCAACGGCAGCAACCAGACCCTGAACGTCCCGCTGACCCGCGCTTGCGCATTCGGCATCGAACTGGGCAACACCGACAACGTGATCAGCTATGCTGACGGTCGTCGCGTCCTGATCAGCGCGGGCATGATGAAATTCGTGCGTAGCGACGATGAACTGGCCTACGTGATCGCCAAGGAAATGGCGCATAACACGCTGACCCATCCAGCCAGGCAACGCCTCACCGCCACGCTGTCCGGCGTGATCGACAACCTGGTCCGCCTGCGTCCGGATAACGCGCCATTAAGCGGCGCCGCCGGCGTCAAGCCATATCCGCAGCAGCTTGATGCAGCAGCCGACAAGCTGGCCTTGTACATGGTAGCGCGCGCCGGCTACAAGGTCGACGATGCCTCGGCATTCTGGCAACGCCTGGCCACGCAATATCCAGCTACGGTACTCAACGGGTACACGGCGATCCATCCTGCCACCACCTACCGCATCGCTGCCATCGAGCAAGCCGTCTCGGATATCCAAGCCAAGCAAGCGAGCGGCAGCACTGTCCTGCCCTAA
- the clpS gene encoding ATP-dependent Clp protease adapter ClpS translates to MVTKHEDGTVATRQEQKLKPPPMYQVFLLNDDYTPMEFVVAILQEYFNKDREAATQIMLKVHRDGKGMCGVYPKDIASTKVELVLTHARKAGHPLQCMMEEA, encoded by the coding sequence ATGGTAACCAAGCATGAAGACGGGACAGTAGCGACGCGGCAAGAGCAAAAGCTCAAGCCGCCTCCCATGTATCAGGTGTTTCTGTTGAATGATGACTACACGCCAATGGAGTTCGTGGTTGCCATCCTCCAGGAATACTTCAACAAGGATCGTGAAGCCGCAACGCAGATAATGCTGAAGGTGCATCGCGATGGCAAAGGCATGTGTGGTGTATATCCCAAAGATATTGCATCCACAAAAGTTGAACTGGTATTAACGCACGCACGCAAAGCAGGGCATCCCCTGCAATGCATGATGGAGGAAGCATGA
- the lspA gene encoding signal peptidase II, with the protein MATKKRSSAAASSSKYGLAPWLGIAALVLLIDQLTKITIVRLFSYGEWHPVTAFFNLVLVYNKGAAFSFLSSESGWQRHLFTAIGIAAAVFIIFLLKRHAGQRMFCAALALILGGAIGNVVDRVAYGHVIDFLDFYVGNWHWPAFNVADSAICVGAVLFIIDELRRVNK; encoded by the coding sequence ATGGCCACTAAAAAACGCTCTTCCGCCGCAGCCTCCTCTTCCAAATACGGCTTGGCGCCGTGGCTTGGCATTGCCGCCCTGGTATTGCTGATCGACCAATTGACCAAGATCACGATCGTGCGCCTGTTCAGCTACGGCGAATGGCATCCGGTGACCGCGTTCTTCAACCTCGTGCTGGTGTACAACAAGGGTGCTGCGTTCAGTTTCCTGTCGTCGGAATCCGGCTGGCAGCGCCACTTGTTCACCGCTATCGGCATCGCCGCCGCCGTGTTCATCATTTTTCTGTTGAAACGGCATGCCGGACAACGCATGTTCTGCGCCGCACTGGCATTGATCCTCGGCGGTGCCATCGGCAATGTGGTCGATCGCGTCGCTTACGGCCACGTCATCGATTTCCTCGATTTCTATGTCGGCAACTGGCACTGGCCAGCATTCAATGTCGCCGATAGCGCAATTTGCGTCGGTGCGGTATTGTTCATTATTGATGAGTTGCGGCGCGTAAATAAGTAA
- the dut gene encoding dUTP diphosphatase: MNIIDVKILDPRMQDQLPAYATEGSAGLDLRACLDAPVTLKPGETHLIPTGLAIHIGDPAYAAMILPRSGLGHKHGIVLGNLVGLIDSDYQGQLMVSTWNRGQTEFTLNPMERLAQLIIVPVARVRFNVVQDFESSERGAGGFGSTGKH; the protein is encoded by the coding sequence ATGAATATCATCGACGTCAAAATCCTCGACCCACGCATGCAAGATCAATTGCCGGCCTACGCCACCGAAGGCAGCGCAGGACTCGACCTGCGCGCCTGCCTGGACGCGCCTGTGACGCTCAAACCCGGTGAAACCCACCTGATCCCGACCGGGCTCGCAATTCATATTGGCGACCCTGCCTACGCCGCCATGATCTTGCCGCGCAGCGGCCTCGGCCACAAACATGGCATCGTGCTGGGGAACCTGGTTGGCCTGATCGACTCTGATTACCAGGGTCAGCTGATGGTTTCCACCTGGAACCGCGGCCAAACCGAATTCACCCTCAACCCGATGGAACGGCTGGCGCAATTGATTATCGTGCCGGTCGCACGGGTCCGTTTTAATGTTGTACAAGATTTCGAGAGCAGCGAACGCGGCGCAGGCGGCTTCGGCAGCACCGGAAAACATTGA
- the icd gene encoding NADP-dependent isocitrate dehydrogenase has product MSQHIKVPAEGKKITVNADFSINVPDNPIIPYIEGDGTGLDISPVMIKVVDAAVAKAYGGKRKISWMEVYAGEKSTKVYGPDVWLPEETLAAVRDYVVSIKGPLTTPVGGGIRSLNVALRQELDLYVCLRPVRYFKGVPSPVREPEKTDMVIFRENSEDIYAGIEWQEGSEGAKKLIDFLIKEMGVKKIRFPNTSGIGIKPVSREGTERLVRKAIQYAIDNDKPSVTIVHKGNIMKFTEGGFRDWAYALAQKEFGAELIDGGPWAKFKNPKTGRDIIIKDSIADAFLQQILLRPNEYSVIATLNLNGDYISDALAAQVGGIGIAPGANLSDSVAMFEATHGTAPKYAGKDYVNPGSLILSAEMMLRHMGWLEAADLIIESMQKSITSKKVTYDFARLMEGATQVSCSGFGDVMISNM; this is encoded by the coding sequence ATGTCCCAACATATCAAAGTGCCTGCAGAAGGCAAAAAAATCACCGTCAACGCCGATTTCTCGATCAACGTCCCAGACAACCCGATCATTCCTTATATCGAAGGCGATGGCACCGGCCTGGATATCAGCCCGGTCATGATCAAGGTTGTCGATGCAGCTGTTGCCAAGGCATACGGCGGAAAACGCAAGATCAGCTGGATGGAAGTGTACGCCGGTGAGAAGTCGACTAAAGTTTACGGCCCGGACGTCTGGTTGCCGGAAGAAACCTTGGCTGCGGTGCGTGATTATGTTGTTTCGATCAAGGGACCATTGACGACGCCTGTTGGCGGTGGCATCCGTTCGCTGAACGTGGCTTTGCGTCAGGAGCTGGATCTGTACGTCTGTCTGCGCCCAGTGCGCTACTTCAAAGGCGTGCCGTCGCCTGTGCGTGAGCCGGAAAAGACCGACATGGTCATCTTCCGCGAAAACTCGGAAGACATCTATGCTGGCATCGAATGGCAGGAGGGTAGCGAGGGCGCCAAGAAGCTGATCGACTTCCTGATCAAGGAAATGGGCGTCAAGAAAATCCGTTTCCCCAACACGTCGGGCATTGGCATCAAGCCGGTTTCGCGTGAAGGCACAGAGCGCCTGGTACGCAAGGCAATCCAGTACGCGATCGACAATGACAAGCCATCCGTGACGATTGTCCACAAGGGCAATATCATGAAGTTTACCGAAGGCGGCTTCCGTGACTGGGCCTATGCACTGGCGCAAAAGGAATTCGGCGCCGAGCTGATCGACGGCGGCCCATGGGCGAAATTCAAGAATCCGAAGACCGGCCGCGATATCATCATCAAGGATTCGATCGCTGATGCGTTCCTGCAACAAATCCTGTTGCGTCCAAACGAATACAGCGTGATCGCAACCCTGAACCTGAACGGCGATTACATTTCCGACGCGCTGGCGGCACAAGTCGGTGGCATCGGCATCGCTCCGGGCGCCAACCTGTCGGATTCGGTAGCGATGTTTGAAGCTACCCACGGCACAGCGCCAAAATATGCCGGCAAGGACTACGTGAACCCAGGTTCGCTGATCCTGTCGGCGGAAATGATGCTGCGTCACATGGGCTGGCTGGAAGCGGCTGACCTGATCATCGAATCGATGCAAAAATCCATCACTTCGAAAAAGGTCACTTACGACTTCGCACGGCTGATGGAGGGGGCTACGCAGGTTTCATGTTCCGGTTTCGGGGACGTGATGATTTCGAATATGTAA
- the clpA gene encoding ATP-dependent Clp protease ATP-binding subunit ClpA, whose translation MIAQELEVSLHMAFVEARQARHEFITVEHLLLALLDNPSAAEVLRACAVNIDDMRKTLTIFIGDNTPTVPGSNEVDTQPTLGFQRVIQRAIMHVQSASNGKKEVTGANVLVAIFGEKDSHAVYYLHQQGVTRLDVVNFISHGVRKDQQTDAQKSSEGAEEVQAEGQAKESPLDQFTQNLNKLATEGKIDPLIGREYEVERVIQTLCRRRKNNPLLVGEAGVGKTAIAEGLAWRITQGEVPEILQNAIVYSLDMGALLAGTKYRGDFEQRLKAVLKQLKDSPHGILFIDEIHTIIGAGSASGGTLDASNLLKPALSSGQLKCIGATTYTEFRGVFEKDHALSRRFQKIDVNEPTVEQTVQILRGLKSRFEEHHGVKYSASALTSAAELAARFINDRHLPDKAIDVIDEAGAAQRILPKSKQKKTIGKGEIEDIIAKIARIPPQSVNQDDRSKLQTIDRDLRNVVFGQDPAIDALASAIKMARAGLGKTDRPIGSFLFSGPTGVGKTEVAKQLAFILGIDLIRFDMSEYMERHAVSRLIGAPPGYVGFDQGGLLTEAVTKKPHAVLLLDEIEKAHPDIFNILLQVMDHGALTDNNGRKADFRNVIIIMTTNAGAESLQKRSIGFTDKKEAGDEMADIKRMFTPEFRNRIDSIISFRALDEEVILRVVDKFLMQLEEQLHEKKVEAIFTENLRKFLARKGFDPLMGARPMSRLIQDMIRKALADELLFGKLVTGGRVTVDLDDKDQISLDFAEKDASSPSAPEETVEVE comes from the coding sequence ATGATTGCGCAGGAATTGGAAGTAAGTTTGCACATGGCGTTTGTCGAAGCACGACAAGCACGGCATGAGTTCATCACGGTTGAACACTTGCTGCTGGCCTTGCTCGACAATCCGTCCGCGGCCGAAGTGCTGCGGGCGTGTGCCGTCAACATTGACGATATGCGCAAGACGCTGACGATCTTTATTGGCGACAATACGCCGACCGTTCCGGGTTCGAATGAGGTTGATACCCAGCCGACCCTCGGTTTTCAACGCGTGATCCAACGCGCCATCATGCATGTGCAATCGGCTTCCAACGGCAAGAAGGAAGTCACCGGCGCCAATGTGCTGGTGGCGATCTTCGGCGAGAAGGATTCGCATGCAGTGTACTACTTGCACCAGCAGGGCGTGACGCGTCTGGATGTGGTCAACTTCATTTCGCATGGCGTGCGCAAGGATCAGCAGACCGATGCGCAGAAATCTTCGGAAGGCGCGGAAGAAGTACAGGCCGAAGGCCAGGCCAAGGAAAGTCCGCTCGACCAGTTCACGCAAAACCTGAACAAGCTCGCTACCGAAGGCAAGATCGATCCGCTGATCGGTCGCGAGTACGAAGTCGAACGCGTGATCCAGACCTTGTGCCGCCGTCGCAAAAACAATCCGTTGCTGGTCGGCGAAGCAGGCGTCGGCAAGACCGCGATTGCGGAGGGATTGGCATGGCGCATCACTCAGGGCGAAGTGCCTGAGATTTTGCAGAATGCGATCGTGTATTCGCTCGACATGGGCGCACTGCTGGCCGGCACCAAATATCGCGGCGATTTCGAGCAGCGCCTGAAAGCGGTCCTCAAGCAATTGAAGGACAGCCCACATGGCATCCTGTTCATCGACGAAATTCATACCATCATTGGCGCCGGCTCGGCTTCGGGCGGTACGCTGGACGCATCCAACCTGCTCAAACCGGCATTGTCGAGCGGGCAGTTGAAGTGCATCGGCGCTACGACCTATACCGAGTTCCGCGGCGTGTTCGAGAAAGACCACGCGTTGTCGCGGCGCTTCCAGAAAATCGATGTCAACGAACCGACCGTCGAACAAACCGTGCAGATCCTGCGCGGCCTGAAGTCGCGCTTTGAAGAACATCACGGCGTCAAGTATTCCGCTTCGGCACTGACCAGTGCTGCGGAACTGGCGGCGCGTTTCATCAATGACCGTCATCTGCCGGACAAGGCCATCGATGTGATCGACGAAGCGGGTGCGGCACAACGTATCCTGCCGAAGTCGAAGCAGAAGAAGACCATCGGCAAGGGCGAGATTGAAGACATCATCGCCAAGATTGCGCGGATTCCGCCGCAGTCGGTCAACCAGGACGACCGCAGCAAACTGCAAACTATCGACCGTGACTTGCGCAATGTCGTGTTCGGTCAGGACCCGGCGATCGATGCCTTGGCGTCGGCCATCAAAATGGCGCGCGCCGGTTTGGGCAAGACGGACCGTCCGATCGGTTCTTTCCTGTTCTCCGGTCCGACCGGGGTCGGCAAGACCGAGGTAGCCAAGCAACTGGCGTTCATCTTGGGCATCGACCTGATTCGCTTCGACATGTCGGAGTACATGGAACGCCATGCGGTGAGCCGCTTGATCGGCGCGCCGCCAGGCTATGTCGGTTTCGACCAAGGCGGTTTGCTGACCGAGGCTGTCACCAAGAAGCCGCATGCGGTGTTGCTGCTTGATGAGATCGAAAAGGCGCATCCGGATATTTTCAATATCCTGCTGCAGGTGATGGACCATGGCGCATTGACCGACAACAACGGGCGCAAGGCGGATTTCCGCAACGTGATCATCATCATGACCACCAATGCCGGTGCGGAAAGCCTGCAGAAGCGTTCGATCGGCTTTACCGACAAGAAGGAAGCTGGCGACGAGATGGCGGATATCAAGCGTATGTTTACGCCGGAATTCCGCAATCGCATCGATTCCATCATCAGCTTCCGTGCACTGGATGAAGAAGTCATCCTGCGCGTGGTCGACAAATTCTTGATGCAGCTGGAAGAGCAACTGCACGAGAAGAAAGTGGAAGCGATCTTCACCGAGAACCTGCGCAAGTTCCTGGCGCGCAAGGGCTTCGATCCGTTGATGGGCGCACGGCCGATGTCGCGCCTGATCCAGGACATGATCCGCAAGGCGCTGGCCGACGAGCTGTTGTTCGGCAAGTTGGTGACTGGCGGCCGCGTGACAGTCGATCTCGACGACAAGGATCAGATCAGTCTCGACTTTGCCGAGAAAGATGCATCCTCGCCGTCGGCGCCGGAAGAAACGGTCGAAGTGGAGTAA
- the ileS gene encoding isoleucine--tRNA ligase, with amino-acid sequence MSDQPSKPENNKAAKPQSKPQSKYPVNMTETAFPMRGDLAKREPQWVKQWQEKKVYERIRKASKGRPKFILHDGPPYANGEIHLGHAVNKILKDMIVKARNMAGFDAPYVPGWDCHGMPIEIQIEKKYGKNLPVAEVQAKARAYANEQIDLQRKDFIRLGVLGEWDNPYKTMAFGNEADELRALGTILEKGYVYRGLKPVNWCFDCGSALAEAEVEYQDKRDPSIDVGFPFAEPAKIAAAFGLTSLPVEQGYVVIWTTTPWTIPSNQALNVHPEVDYALVQTERNGVPLLLILAQELVESSLQRFGLEGKTIATCKGEALSLINFKHPLADTDPGYDRLSPIYLGDYVTTDSGTGIVHSAPAYGIEDFISCKAHGMKDDDIISPVMGDGKFASWLPFFAGMTIWEASKPICSKLEEVGALFKLVMFDHSYMHCWRHKSPIIYRATSQWFASMDNLPKDGHPSLRATALEAIEATAFFPSWGKARLHGMIANRPDWTLSRQRQWGVPMAFFVHKESGQLHPRTPELLEQIAKRIEQHGIEAWQALDPRELLGDDADNYVKNKDTLDVWFDSGSTHQTVLRGSHAAQSKFPADLYLEGSDQHRGWFHSSLLTSAMLNGRAPYDALLTHGFVVDGEGRKMSKSLKNGVEPQKVADSLGAEILRLWVASSDYSGEITISDEILKRVTESYRRIRNTLRFLLANTSDFDPLKDAVPIADLLEIDRYAIASMTQLQADILQHYQTYEFHPVISKLQMYCSEDLGGFYLDILKDRLYTSGATSQARRSAQTAIWHITQALLRVMAPTLSFTAEEAWSFFASPEAYAASDETIFTQTYYVLPEISDAAALIEKFNAVRAVRADVTKQLEEVRVGGGIGSSLQAEVEIKASAAKYALLNSLGDDLKFVLITSSAVVTQVATEAEEAILVTPSAQQKCERCWHYRADVGSHPEHPGLCGRCVANLFGSGEHRHFA; translated from the coding sequence ATGTCCGATCAGCCAAGCAAACCAGAAAACAATAAAGCCGCCAAGCCGCAAAGCAAGCCGCAGAGCAAGTACCCGGTCAACATGACCGAAACTGCGTTCCCGATGCGCGGCGATCTCGCCAAGCGCGAGCCGCAATGGGTCAAGCAATGGCAGGAAAAGAAAGTCTACGAACGGATCCGCAAGGCGTCCAAAGGCCGCCCGAAATTCATCCTGCATGATGGCCCGCCGTATGCCAACGGTGAAATCCACCTGGGTCACGCCGTCAACAAGATCCTCAAGGACATGATCGTCAAAGCCCGCAACATGGCCGGCTTCGATGCGCCTTACGTGCCGGGCTGGGATTGCCACGGCATGCCGATCGAGATCCAGATCGAAAAGAAATACGGCAAGAACCTGCCGGTGGCCGAAGTGCAAGCCAAGGCGCGTGCTTACGCCAACGAACAGATCGACCTGCAGCGCAAGGACTTCATCCGCCTTGGCGTCCTCGGCGAATGGGACAACCCGTACAAGACCATGGCCTTCGGCAATGAAGCCGATGAATTGCGCGCGCTCGGCACGATCCTGGAAAAAGGTTATGTGTATCGTGGCCTGAAGCCGGTCAACTGGTGCTTCGATTGCGGTTCGGCGCTGGCCGAAGCGGAAGTCGAATACCAGGACAAGCGCGATCCGTCGATCGATGTCGGCTTCCCATTTGCCGAACCGGCCAAGATCGCCGCAGCATTCGGCCTGACATCGCTGCCGGTCGAGCAAGGCTATGTGGTGATCTGGACCACCACGCCGTGGACCATCCCGTCCAACCAGGCGCTCAACGTGCATCCGGAAGTCGACTACGCGCTGGTCCAGACTGAACGCAACGGCGTGCCGTTGCTGCTGATCCTTGCGCAGGAACTGGTTGAGAGCAGCCTGCAACGCTTCGGCCTTGAAGGCAAAACCATCGCCACCTGCAAGGGCGAGGCGCTGTCGCTAATCAATTTCAAACATCCGCTGGCCGACACCGATCCCGGCTACGACCGCCTGTCGCCAATCTATCTTGGCGACTATGTCACCACCGACAGCGGCACCGGTATCGTCCACTCGGCGCCAGCCTATGGTATCGAAGACTTTATCTCGTGCAAGGCGCATGGCATGAAGGATGACGACATCATCAGCCCGGTGATGGGCGACGGCAAATTTGCATCGTGGCTGCCGTTCTTTGCCGGCATGACCATCTGGGAAGCATCGAAGCCGATCTGCAGCAAGCTGGAAGAAGTCGGCGCGCTGTTCAAGCTGGTCATGTTCGACCACAGCTACATGCATTGCTGGCGCCACAAGAGCCCGATCATCTATCGCGCCACCTCGCAGTGGTTCGCCAGCATGGACAACCTGCCGAAGGATGGCCATCCGAGCCTGCGCGCCACCGCGCTGGAGGCGATCGAAGCCACTGCATTCTTCCCTAGCTGGGGCAAGGCGCGCCTGCACGGCATGATCGCCAACCGTCCGGACTGGACGCTGTCGCGCCAACGCCAATGGGGCGTGCCGATGGCGTTCTTCGTGCACAAGGAAAGCGGACAGTTGCACCCACGCACACCGGAACTGCTGGAACAGATCGCCAAGCGCATCGAGCAGCACGGCATCGAAGCCTGGCAAGCCCTTGATCCACGCGAACTGCTGGGCGACGACGCCGACAATTACGTCAAGAACAAGGACACGCTGGACGTCTGGTTCGATTCCGGCAGCACGCACCAGACCGTATTACGTGGTTCGCACGCGGCCCAATCGAAATTTCCGGCTGACCTCTATCTGGAAGGCTCGGACCAGCATCGCGGCTGGTTCCATTCGTCGCTGCTGACCTCGGCCATGTTGAACGGCCGCGCGCCTTACGACGCCTTGCTGACGCACGGCTTCGTAGTCGATGGCGAAGGCCGCAAGATGTCGAAGTCGTTGAAGAACGGCGTCGAACCGCAAAAAGTGGCGGACTCGCTGGGCGCGGAAATCCTGCGCCTGTGGGTCGCTTCCAGCGATTACTCCGGCGAAATCACGATCTCCGACGAAATCCTGAAACGTGTCACCGAGTCGTATCGCCGCATCCGCAACACGCTGCGCTTCCTGCTGGCGAATACCTCGGATTTCGATCCGCTGAAAGATGCGGTGCCGATCGCCGACCTGCTGGAAATCGACCGCTATGCGATCGCCAGCATGACGCAGCTGCAAGCCGACATCCTGCAGCACTACCAGACCTATGAATTCCACCCGGTGATCTCGAAGCTGCAGATGTACTGCTCGGAAGACCTGGGCGGTTTCTATCTCGACATCCTGAAGGATCGCCTGTACACCAGCGGCGCCACTTCGCAAGCGCGTCGTTCTGCACAAACCGCGATCTGGCATATCACGCAAGCGCTGTTGCGCGTGATGGCACCGACCTTGTCGTTCACCGCAGAAGAAGCCTGGTCATTCTTTGCCAGCCCGGAAGCGTATGCGGCCAGCGATGAAACCATTTTCACGCAAACCTATTATGTACTGCCGGAAATCAGCGATGCCGCGGCACTGATCGAGAAATTCAATGCTGTACGCGCTGTGCGCGCCGACGTCACCAAACAACTGGAAGAAGTGCGAGTGGGCGGCGGCATCGGATCCTCGCTGCAGGCCGAAGTCGAAATCAAGGCCAGCGCTGCCAAGTACGCATTGCTCAACAGCCTCGGCGATGACTTGAAATTCGTCCTGATCACTTCCAGCGCTGTCGTCACTCAAGTGGCGACGGAAGCTGAAGAAGCGATCCTGGTAACGCCGTCGGCTCAACAGAAATGCGAACGCTGCTGGCACTACCGTGCCGATGTCGGCAGCCATCCGGAACATCCGGGGCTGTGTGGACGCTGCGTCGCCAATCTGTTCGGCAGCGGCGAACATCGTCACTTTGCGTAA
- a CDS encoding bifunctional riboflavin kinase/FAD synthetase, with amino-acid sequence MKVFRGLPNAESRAPCALTIGNFDGVHRGHQVLLAHVRKAATELGLDAAVMTFEPHPREFFARRAGQPDNMPTRVANLRDKLESLSQAGIDRVIVEHFNASFAAMSPQDFIEKVLVEGLHVKWLMVGEDFCFGARRAGNIATLVEAGKKYGFHVETLPTVMNEGARVSSSAVRAALAAGDFDHARALLGHPYSISGRVVHGKKLGRTIGFPTLNLRVNHKLPALSGIFVVNVHGLSEQPLPAVASIGIRPTVDDSGRVLLESYILDFAGDCYGKLIQVEFLQKLRDEEKYVDLPTLTAAISRDVDNARAYFRQHTGESMNPTTRAPTSATDRI; translated from the coding sequence ATGAAGGTATTTCGCGGACTTCCCAACGCCGAATCGCGCGCACCGTGTGCGCTCACTATCGGCAACTTCGATGGCGTGCATCGCGGCCATCAGGTACTGCTCGCGCACGTCCGCAAGGCAGCCACGGAACTCGGCCTGGATGCAGCCGTGATGACGTTCGAGCCACACCCGCGCGAATTCTTTGCGCGCCGCGCCGGCCAGCCTGACAACATGCCGACCCGCGTCGCCAACCTGCGTGACAAGCTGGAATCGCTGTCGCAGGCAGGCATTGATCGCGTGATCGTCGAACACTTCAATGCCAGCTTTGCCGCCATGTCGCCGCAAGACTTTATCGAAAAGGTGCTGGTCGAAGGCCTGCATGTCAAATGGCTGATGGTCGGCGAGGACTTTTGCTTCGGTGCCCGCCGCGCCGGCAATATCGCAACCTTGGTCGAAGCCGGCAAGAAATACGGCTTCCACGTCGAGACCTTGCCGACTGTCATGAATGAAGGCGCCCGCGTCTCGTCGTCCGCAGTGCGCGCGGCGCTGGCAGCCGGCGACTTCGACCATGCGCGCGCCCTGCTCGGCCACCCCTATTCAATTTCCGGACGCGTGGTGCACGGCAAGAAACTCGGCCGCACCATCGGTTTCCCGACCCTCAACCTGCGCGTCAACCATAAGCTGCCGGCGCTGTCGGGCATCTTCGTGGTCAATGTCCATGGCTTGAGTGAGCAACCACTGCCTGCCGTCGCCAGCATCGGCATCCGCCCGACAGTCGACGATAGCGGCCGGGTGCTGCTGGAAAGCTATATCCTTGACTTCGCCGGCGACTGCTATGGCAAGCTTATACAGGTTGAATTCTTGCAAAAGCTGCGCGATGAAGAGAAATATGTCGACCTGCCAACCCTGACCGCCGCGATCAGTCGCGACGTCGACAATGCACGCGCATACTTCCGTCAGCACACCGGCGAGTCGATGAATCCCACCACGCGTGCGCCGACTTCGGCCACAGATCGAATTTGA
- a CDS encoding cold-shock protein — protein MATGTVKWFNDSKGFGFITPDDGGEDLFAHFSAIQMNGFKTLKEGQKVQFEVTQGPKGKQASNIQAP, from the coding sequence ATGGCAACAGGTACAGTCAAGTGGTTCAACGATTCTAAGGGCTTCGGCTTTATCACTCCGGATGACGGCGGTGAAGATTTGTTTGCTCACTTTTCGGCAATCCAGATGAACGGCTTCAAGACTCTCAAAGAAGGTCAAAAAGTCCAGTTCGAAGTCACGCAAGGCCCTAAAGGCAAGCAAGCTTCTAACATCCAAGCTCCTTAA